In the genome of Arabidopsis thaliana chromosome 4, partial sequence, the window ttgaGTCATAGATATGtcatacatatatagtaaCCATATTATCAAATTAATGTGATCAAATTGTGGAAAAAGactgaaaagtgaaaacaacgCATCAAGGTTTGTGTGGTCGCAGATCTAGACTACCGTTAACCTTTTACTCGACTCCTAGGCCAAGAGACATTTATTCCAATGGAATGACTTATACTTATTTATAcagttaaaatatattaaagataaaatatatctttaaaacaGTTAGTTAGTTacatcaaatattaatttaatgttttaaattaaattaatagatttttcaggttatatataaaaagtagcttttgacagaaaaaagtattctcaaacaaaaactcataaagGAGGCATTTTTCCAAATCTActcttaaagaaaataattttgtaaatttataagatactaagataataatttttataagatctaagataacaaaaaattataagatactacgataaaaaaaattagaattaattatagagaaatataaacccaataatatcataaatgaATAATGATTAATATTAAGATATACAATTAAGAAATTTAGTACATTCtagtgtttttttaatcttttttaaatttgaagttaTAATCTCGATAGAACTCCtctataatttttcttattgcGCCAGAAAACAGAGTTTTAAACAGATCAAATGAGCccttgtcaaaaaaaaaagaaaaaaacagatcaagtgagaaaagaagcaaaatgagGAACCGTGgaaatgatgaaaaatgtctttcttctttaatcaCTAAACAACGAATCTGAACTTAAAGAAAAGTTCTAAtgttaaaatcaaattatgttttaagcGATTACAGACTggatttattcaaaaaaaaaaagattatagactgaatataatatttttcaattttttttattgaatgaAAATAATTCCATAAAGTAATATCatgtaaatttataaactttcaAAGTCccaatatattaatatatagaggttttactgtatacttttacatattttgatataacataataaaatttaattaacacGAGCGATGTCAATCAAAATACTTGGTCATCTCTCTAGACTCCTTAACACGAATACAAGAAGTTGAACAAGATATTAATCCAAAACATTGGAAAACTATTTTGTGTTGACAACGCTTCTCACAAAATGAGCAAATAGGTCTTGACATATGATGATTGTTGGGTAGAACGCCTACCTTGCTACTGCGGTAGAACCAAAATGAACCAGGCTTCATATAATAAGTCCACTCCAAGCATACATTCTATGTGAAGGGTGACACAACAATACTCATCACACATATAAAACCGCtcctttgattttatttttttctcgcAAACTTCACACCAATTTGGTATGGTACTTGTTTCCTCTCCATAAGAAAGAGTAAGCATATGCTTATCATGCTTATACCTCACCTTATGAGGTAAAGTAGCACACTTGAAACACAAAGCAAAGTCGCACTCAATGCAattgaatgtttcatttgtgGAACAATGTCCTAACTCTTTGCAAACACAACATCTTCTTTCCTCTCCTGGTTTCGATGTTAAGAACAAAGGATCCATATGACTTTCATGGACTAATGGCTCATAAATTGTGGCACACTGCACGTGTACCTTAAAACGACATTCTCTTTCCCTGCACTCATAGAAGAAACCAGTTGTGCACTTCCAAGGACAAACTGAACATGATTTCGTAGCATCCATAATGTCAGATTTTCCCACTAGAGTAAGTAGATGTGGATGTACTGGGTGATGTGTTTTGCGAGACAGTTTTGCACATTCTTCGTGAAGACTGAAATCACATTGCATACATGAGTAGACGTTACCAAAATATATCGGAGTGATGCATGCTTGGCACAACTTATTCTCGTTGTAATCTCTACTCGTGTTCTCATCAAGTTTCAAACGATGATGTTCATGACTGAAATGTCGTATGCTTCCATCTCTTAGCGTCACAAACGGCTCAATTTCATTGATGTCTTCTTCTGGCTCACCCTCAAGTTCTTTACCATCCCACACATTGCTCTGTGTGGCACATTTTGAATGTGCTACATACGAACAACCATCCTTTTTGCAAGAATAACCCCCATAATCATTGTCGATCTTTCTACGACAAACACCACAACATCGAACTCCTTGGTcaaaagaaagagtaaaataGATACGATGGAAATGGCGAGATATCCTTATGACACGTGGTAAGCTGAGACACTTTTGGTGAACCACAAAGTCGCAAGGGGgacatatataaaaaggacAGCTTGAATATGCCAAGGAACAAACGTTGCAAGTTACAGAAGTCTTTCTTGGAAATTGAGTAAGTGTATGCTCATGCCACTTTGGTTGGTCCAAAGACAAGACTCTTGGTTTCTCTACACAAGCAATATTCATAGCATAATCGCAAGCTGAGCAATAATAAAATACCTCTTCCAGATCATTATCGCAACAGTAACATTCCCTGGTTGTGTCCCCATTCAACAAGACAAGTTGGAGAGAATGGTTTGGATGAAGAGCGTGTTTGATCATAACTGGAGCCTTTTCATATTCCCCATGGTTGTCGACATTGCAAGTTTGACAGTGAATATGGCAAAGGCCTTCTTCTGTTATCCGGATTCTCTTCCAGTCTAGAGGGAGACACTTCCACTTGCCCTTGCTGCTCCACGAGACTTCTTCAATGACATGAAATTTCcctttttccaattttacTTGTACTTGAGGGTATAGAAAAATAAGCCTCTTCCACACTGAATTCATAGAGATGACGAGTGAGAATATTTGATAGATGAGTGATATGAACTTCGGCTCGGGCTCGAGTCTCAATGTTTCACCAACGAGAGACATAAGATAGGAATCGAGACTCATTGTTTTACAATAGAGGTCCAAATCTGTGTCCGAGTTTGAATCCGGCTCCAAAGGCTTTATGTGCACATATCTGTCCGAGTTCGAATCCAGCTCCAAAAGCTTTGTGTCAGAATCTGTGCTCGAGTTCGAATTCCGCCACAAAAACTTTGTTCC includes:
- a CDS encoding Cysteine/Histidine-rich C1 domain family protein (Cysteine/Histidine-rich C1 domain family protein; FUNCTIONS IN: molecular_function unknown; INVOLVED IN: intracellular signaling pathway; LOCATED IN: cellular_component unknown; CONTAINS InterPro DOMAIN/s: Protein kinase C-like, phorbol ester/diacylglycerol binding (InterPro:IPR002219), DC1 (InterPro:IPR004146), C1-like (InterPro:IPR011424); BEST Arabidopsis thaliana protein match is: Cysteine/Histidine-rich C1 domain family protein (TAIR:AT5G48320.1); Has 1561 Blast hits to 653 proteins in 23 species: Archae - 0; Bacteria - 0; Metazoa - 16; Fungi - 0; Plants - 1537; Viruses - 0; Other Eukaryotes - 8 (source: NCBI BLink).) translates to MDSNSNPESKLKSFILQISSFSESWNPYLGFDPEWDSISKMISTITQTISLVSSIDFDSQPESKLMSLTNEAVYVFNSMDLDSQPDPLMKLISLISQKVSLVNSTDLISEQDTDSAPDLEIFMLLIQESFSLTPEPELISLINQIISHVVFRQRQSESMPDLEAELEPEPDSEPESEPEIDLEMNLISLITQLISQPITLSLKIYLIPQIISMVSKMDFDLQPETEFVSLTNQAVSLFKSMDLDSQPDPLRNLISLISEEITHAKSIRVLKRNQDLKLKLGRTTLEPMILARHFNPETDSGTKFLWRNSNSSTDSDTKLLELDSNSDRYVHIKPLEPDSNSDTDLDLYCKTMSLDSYLMSLVGETLRLEPEPKFISLIYQIFSLVISMNSVWKRLIFLYPQVQVKLEKGKFHVIEEVSWSSKGKWKCLPLDWKRIRITEEGLCHIHCQTCNVDNHGEYEKAPVMIKHALHPNHSLQLVLLNGDTTRESCDYAMNIACVEKPRVLSLDQPKWHEHTLTQFPRKTSVTCNVCSLAYSSCPFYICPPCDFVVHQKCLSLPRVIRISRHFHRIYFTLSFDQGVRCCGVCRRKIDNDYGGYSCKKDGCSYVAHSKCATQSNVWDGKELEGEPEEDINEIEPFVTLRDGSIRHFSHEHHRLKLDENTSRDYNENKLCQACITPIYFGNVYSCMQCDFSLHEECAKLSRKTHHPVHPHLLTLVGKSDIMDATKSCSVCPWKCTTGFFYECRERECRFKVHVQCATIYEPLVHESHMDPLFLTSKPGEERRCCVCKELGHCSTNETFNCIECDFALCFKCATLPHKVRYKHDKHMLTLSYGEETSTIPNWCEVCEKKIKSKERFYMCDEYCCVTLHIECMLGVDLLYEAWFILVLPQ